In Acidobacteriota bacterium, the genomic stretch CCTGCAGATAATTCATACCCGCGGGCCGGTCAAGCTGTTCGCCATACCTCCACCGGTCGGGATCGGTGTTGCGCCGTCGCCCGTTTCGCCTGGGGTCGGTCCATGAAGCTATCTGTGCTGATTCCGGTTTACAACGAAGCCGCCACCATCGCAGCCGTTCTGGAGCAGGTGACCCGGGTGGACCTTGGGGGTGCCGTGCGGGAAGTCATCGTTGTGGATGACGGCTCCACCGATGACACCGCGGAGCGGGTGCAGGCGTTCATCGCCGCGGCTCCGGCCGGAAGCGAAATTCGCTTTGTTCACAAGGCCAATGGCGGCAAGGGATCGGCCATTCGTGAGGGTCTCCGCCACGCCGGTGGTGACTTTGTTCTGGTCCAGGATGCAGACCTGGAATATGATCCGCGGGATCACGTCCGGCTGCTTCAGGCTGCGGTCTCCCGCGGTGCCCCAGTTGTGTACGGATCGCGCAATCAGAGCGGGCGGAACCCGCGTTCCAGCCTGGCCTTTTACTGGGGCGGCCGGCTGCTGTCGGCGTGGGCCAACGTGCTGTTCGGATCGCGCCTCACCGACTATGCAACCTGCTACAAACTGCTGGACCGCCGTCTGATGGAAGAGCTGCAACTGGCGTGTGATGGTTTTGAATTCTGCGCCGAGGTCACAGCCAAAGTGCTGCGCCGGGGTATGTCTATCGTGGAGATCCCCATCAGTTACCATCCCCGCAGCTTCGCCGAAGGAAAGAAAATCCGGGCGCGGGACGGGATGATCGCCGCCTGGACCTTCCTGCGTCTGCGCTTTTCGCGTTCCGCAGCGTCCCCCCCGTGCGCCTGACGGGGCGCACCGCGCGACCCATGTCGGCCGGCGCCTTTCTGCCCGGTTTTTGACCCAGATCAAACGCCGCTGCCGATTTCCGGTGAGAATGGTCTGCGCGGGGATCCGCTTCGGCGCCCCGATCATCCAGGAGAACGACCATGCACATGTATTGTTACCAATGCCAGGAGACCGGTGAAAAAACCGGCTGCCGCTACCACGGCGCCTGCGGCAAAACGGACGAAACCGCCAATCTTCAGGATCTGCTGATCCATGTCCTGAAGGGGATTGCGGTGTGCGCCGAGGCGGCACCCTCCGGGCGGCCCGTGGACCGCGACGCGGGGCTCTGCATCGCCCGGTCGCTCTACGCCACCATCACGAACACGAACTTTGATCCGGACCGCTTTGTGACCATGATCCGCGAAGGGCTGCAGATCCGGAACCGCCTGCGCGACCGGCACCGGCCGTCACTCCCGCCCTCCCTGCATGACATGGTCACCTGGGACGAAACCGACGTCTGGCGGCTGCGCCAGAAATCCATGACGGTGGACATCCGCAACACCCCCAGCGAGGACGTCCGCTCGCTCCGGGAGCTGACCACGTACGCTTTAAAGGGCATTTCGGCGTACGTGGTCCACGCCGCGGTCAACGACTTCTACGACGATACGCTGCTCGGCGCCGTGATCCGGCTGCTGGCGGCTATCGCCCGGGAGGAGGACGAGTCGGCACTCGGTGATCTGGCCATCGAGGCGGGCCGGGTCATGATCGACGCCATGGCGCTGCTGGACCGCGCCAACACCGCCGTTTACGGGCAGCCGGAGGCGGTGCCGGTTCCGCTGGGCACGCGCACCCGCCCGGGTATCCTGGTGACCGGTCACGATCTCAAGGACCTGGTGGAGCTCCTGGAGCAGACCGCGGGCACCGGCCTTGACGTGTACACGCATTCCGAGATGTGGGCGGCCCACTACTACCCCGCCCTGCGCCGGCATGCTCACTTGGTCGGCAACTATGGCAACGCATGGTGGATGCAGGATTTCGAATTCGCCAGTTTCAACGGCCCCATTCTGGTCACGTCCAACTGCATCGTGCCGGTCCAGGACGCCTATCGGCATCGGATCTTCACCACTGGCGCGGCCGGATATCCCGGGATTCCCCACATTCCGGACGCGCCGGCCGGTCAGGCCAAGGATTTCGGCGCCCTGATCCGGTTGGCGCACAGATGTCCTCCGCCCCAGCCCATCGAACAGGGCCGTGTTGTCGGCGGATTCACCCACGGATTCGTCTCCGCGCATTTGGATCGCGTTCTGAACGCGGTCCGCACGGGGAAGATTCGCCGGTTCGTGGTGATGGGCGGCTGCGACGGCCGCGATCCTCGGCGGCAGTACTTCACCGACCTGGCCCGGTTACTGCCGCCCGAGGTGGTCATCCTCACGGCCGGGTGCGCCAAGTACCGCTACATCAAGCTGCCGCTGGGCGACATCGCCGGTTTGCCCCGGGTGCTGGATGCCGGCCAGTGCAATGACTGTTATTCGCTGGTGCGGATCGCTCTGGCGCTTCAGGCAGCTCTGGGCATCGACGACGTCAATGACCTGCCCATAGACTTCGAGCTGGCTTGGTACGACCAGAAGGCGATCGGCATCATACTGTCGCTGCTGAAACTGGGCTTCCGCAAGGTGCGCATGGGGCCCACCCTGCCCCTCTTCCTGCAGACAGGGGCTGGTCGGCGCTTCATGGACCGGTACGGACTGGGCTGCACCTGCTGATCGCGTCCCCCGGTTGATCGGGCTACGTCCACTCGGGTCAGGGGCCGGCCCGGGCGGTGTCGCAGATCCGCAGGAGGTTCACGATGGTGTTCGAACAGATCATTCAGGGCCGCAGCCGGAATTTCGCCTACCTGTTTGCCAGCTGCCCGGGTGGCAGCGGCTTCGTCGTGGACCCTGGGCCGGACCCTGTCCCCGATCGTCTCTTGGAAATTATCCGTGACCTAAGGGCAGGTGTCAAGGCGATCATCCTCACCCATCATCATACCGATCATGTAGCAGGCACGGTCGCGTTGGCGGCGGCGACAGGCGCAGCCGTGCACGCCCACGCGGAGACAGCCCGC encodes the following:
- the hcp gene encoding hydroxylamine reductase — its product is MHMYCYQCQETGEKTGCRYHGACGKTDETANLQDLLIHVLKGIAVCAEAAPSGRPVDRDAGLCIARSLYATITNTNFDPDRFVTMIREGLQIRNRLRDRHRPSLPPSLHDMVTWDETDVWRLRQKSMTVDIRNTPSEDVRSLRELTTYALKGISAYVVHAAVNDFYDDTLLGAVIRLLAAIAREEDESALGDLAIEAGRVMIDAMALLDRANTAVYGQPEAVPVPLGTRTRPGILVTGHDLKDLVELLEQTAGTGLDVYTHSEMWAAHYYPALRRHAHLVGNYGNAWWMQDFEFASFNGPILVTSNCIVPVQDAYRHRIFTTGAAGYPGIPHIPDAPAGQAKDFGALIRLAHRCPPPQPIEQGRVVGGFTHGFVSAHLDRVLNAVRTGKIRRFVVMGGCDGRDPRRQYFTDLARLLPPEVVILTAGCAKYRYIKLPLGDIAGLPRVLDAGQCNDCYSLVRIALALQAALGIDDVNDLPIDFELAWYDQKAIGIILSLLKLGFRKVRMGPTLPLFLQTGAGRRFMDRYGLGCTC
- a CDS encoding glycosyltransferase family 2 protein, whose translation is MKLSVLIPVYNEAATIAAVLEQVTRVDLGGAVREVIVVDDGSTDDTAERVQAFIAAAPAGSEIRFVHKANGGKGSAIREGLRHAGGDFVLVQDADLEYDPRDHVRLLQAAVSRGAPVVYGSRNQSGRNPRSSLAFYWGGRLLSAWANVLFGSRLTDYATCYKLLDRRLMEELQLACDGFEFCAEVTAKVLRRGMSIVEIPISYHPRSFAEGKKIRARDGMIAAWTFLRLRFSRSAASPPCA